The genomic region ATGTACACCTACTTTTCTTgcatatattattttttaatatatttatttcgTATAATTTTCTGGTAATACatgtattttttctccttttcactacatttttttatttattctttaaatATTCCTCATATTGCAAGAGAGGGTGGGGTGGTGGGGAAAAAACaagcacaaacaaaaaccaagcaaaaaacaaccccaaaaaacaactgTCCCTGTACTTCCtccagcaaaagaaagaaaacaaaaaaaagactAGATGAAAATGTTTCCAGCAGACACAAATAAAACCCCACAGTCCCAGAATACAAGCATCTGTAAAGCAGCTTCTTCATTATGACTGATGCCTTGCAGCAAGCTTGCACTTGCTGAGGGTACTCCAGAAGCCAATAGATACTCCTGCTGAAAACCACTCTCAAATGGTCTGAACTACCAAATGTCCATGCCAGACTTCCCTCTGCACTGATTATATAAATTTTGCTTCTCTTTGGACTGTGACTtcgtgtttttatttttataaattggCGCTCTCTACCTGTCAAATATAAAAGATTAATACATGCTGATTAACATCTTCATGTGCTGTCCTCCCTCCTAGTTGTTGTTTAATTTAATGTTTAAATATGTAAATGCTTTGGCGAAATCAAGGGTTGTATCCTGCATATAATGCATCTGGAATAGCCCAGCTCATATGCTGAGTCTAAGTCAGGAATTTTGCTCCAGGTGTGAGCCATGGAGGCAGGTCAGTGCCTAGTGAGGTTGGAGATGGGTGGAACTGAAAATTGGGTAGAAGTGTGGCAGACATTTATCTGCAAATCTTTATTTGTCTGAGCCCAGTGACCAAATCACAAGGACAGATATTCGGGTCTTTCGGAATAAATGAATCCTCTGTCCTTTGCTAAAGCTAACCAGTACTCTGTGTTTCTAACATTCCTCAGACACAAAATGACATAAACGCACTTTGCTACAGCATCAGGCTGTTGAGACAATTTGCCCTACCAGCAACAGGACAGGGCTTCCTTTGTTTTCAGTCTTCAGCTGGTAGATCTACACACTATAGGCTTTCCTTGCAAGAAGGATTAGACAATGGCATCCTCTCTGATGCTCAATGTGGCACTGCTGCTTGAGAGAGCCTCCTTATGTGAATTAGATATTCCTGAAGTCTGCAGCACCTCAGTCATGAAGCACTTTCTTATTGACATGCACTTGACTAGAAGAGTGCATGGGTATATTTATACCACCATGCTGTGGGAAATTCAAGCTCAGTTAACTACTTACTCCCTAGTTTAAAGTATCCATGAGTGCAAATGCTGAAGCTGTTTTTGCTCATGAAAAGGAACTGAACAATCACCTGCATATAGCTAAACTGCAGCCAATATTTAACTGAGAGGTGACAGGATAGTGGGGATCTCTGTTCAGCCACCCTGTAAAGCAGCTGCAGTAAAAGGAGCTGTGTAAATATAAATCATTATTATATTGTTTAAGTAATCAAATCCATGGCGCCATTGTTTAAATAAACTGGAGATGTGGAGCCATTTATTCGTATTTTAATGTTTCGACTGCCTGctacataaaatatatatttaaaaaataagctttcagaaacatataaaatatttttttttcccagtgcagAATTTATAAGTTAGGGAGACTATAACACTACAGTAATTCTTAATTTGTACAGCTGTTTTCATCACTTTTACTATGAAATaccacaaaataaaacagacCTAAATGTCTCATAAATCTAATGGCAGTGTCGCACTTCAGATGCACATTTTTAAATAGCTGCATCTTTGCTTTAATTCAAAACACAGCCAGAAGGCTCAGTATGACCTGGGAAGTTCTACAAAACACTTGCAGATTTATTCGCTTTTGAAAAAGTAGTGAAAGTATATATTACAGCAATGCCTGCCAGCCAAAAGTGAGACTCAGTCCCCCATCATGTAGGGTGCTCTATGCATGAAAAAAACACAATCTCTCTCCCCAGATGCCTTACTTGAATTCAAGTGTTGCAGTTATGTAATCCTCCATCTTAATCATTCATGACTATCCCTGTTGCTGCAGACCACACAATGACTTCAAAGCGAGTCTCCCTATTTATTTATGTGGGCTCCTGGTTCCATAATATTTTCTAACGTGTTTATCCCCATGGAGCAAGGTGATGCTGTCACCCAGGTTACATATGGGAAACTGAGGCTCAAAGATATGATTTTCtaaacatttatatttcatttcatttccttatttaaaattaattaagcTTACCAGTGCATGTGTCGCTGGTAATGTGTCGCTTACCAGTGCAAATTAATTAAGCTTACCAGTGCATGTGTCACACTGATCTTAAGAGTGATGTTTTTACACATCTAAAACACTTTGGAGTCCTGACTGAGGGGAGTAGGTAAGATCTTTATGACAGAGGAGGTTTCCTAGTGTTCACTCCTTTAACCCTGAGTTCAAGGACAGACATCTCTTCATAGACCTTGGTCTTCTTCCATCCCTTTCTCTATTGGACATTGGCTATTCTTTCTGCatgttttttcttcaaataagGAATGATTTTCAGTTCTGAAATTTGTAACAAGCTTCTCGTCTTGGCTAAAAGTGATTTACTAGCACTGGTGTTGGTATTACAGAGAAGATGAAAGAATGGAAAGACTGCTGCATTAAAACCCACAGAATGCAGATCCAGGACCTACTCATTTAATCACAATCAGAAATATGCACCCTGAATGAATTGAAAGAGATGCATAAACACCTGCTATGAGCTTGAGCAAAGGCCCTGAGATAGCAAATACAAGGGAAGGTCAGATGGGAAAGCAGACAAACAGTGTTCCTCCAGCTAATCTTCATTATAATGGCATTGGTATGTCCAAAGCCAAACTTCACATTCTGGTACCATTTCAGCTCAGTACAAATGGGAGGCCCAGCAGACAACATTTGCCAGAATGTCCCAAAACTTGAATTTTTATTGAGCCATTGCACCCTACTGTATTCTCCTTTTGCACCATCCTGACAGTGGAAAATCACAGCTGGCACGGAAGGGGAAATGGGACTGGTGTCCTGGGTAATGATCAGGAAAAATGTTGATACCAATGGGGACGGGAGAACTTCTGCTTTCACTCTTTCACAATGAGTACAATGTCCATGAAAAATTCTtagcagagagagcagcagaTTTCTGTCTTTTGTGCACACATTTCTTGCTGGTGAAGCAGGATTCCTAAAAGCTGAGCACAGCTGATGTGTCTCAGTCCTGGAATACCGACTGTCTTAGCGTATATTAAGTGCCCATCATTTCAGCAGCTAAGCAGTATCACGTCCCATTTAGCACATACACAGCATTTTATGGAGCAAAGCACTGTAGAAATCCTTTTCCCTTAGGTTTTTCCACACACTCATTGCAGTGATATGCATCTGACCAATTAAAGCAAAACAGCTTTAGTTAATTAACTCTAAGGGACTGAGTGGTTCCCTGACTGGAAGTTGTAAGGACTGGTTTTGATATTATGAGTACCATTGATTAACTCTCAGACTCTGGACAATCACTTCATCTTTCTAGGCTTCATTTTTCCCTGGtgcaaaatgcagagaaaaaaaaaaaaaagttttctttggtGAAGTGCTTTTGAGAGCTATGAATGAAAAGAACTATGCATCATCAGTGAATCCTTAAAAAAGGCCTGATGGGAGATTTTTCAAAATAACACTCTCCTCACTGAGCTTCTGAAAAACTGAGCCACAATGAAATAAAGCAGCAAAGGACCAAACTTTTAGGGGTGCCTAAAATCTTGACAGCAACTTTTAGTTCTAGACCAGGCTGGCAAGATGCCATCTTTCTTCACTGTGCACCCAATTCTCACCCATCCAGCTCCTAGGCTGCATGTCAGTGGTTTTgcatggtttgttttttttaacccCGGCCATCCTCCTCCCAGGAAAACTGACACATCCAACTTCCAACATCTGACAACCCCTGCAAACTTCTCTTTCTGGTTGCAGGAATATTCCTGTTCACTGGgccaaattaatttttcaatgAACATATGACTTATACATCTTTCAGAGTGTTTTTCAGCCTTACACTGTGCTTAAGATCTTAATTactgctgagctcctgccaaAAGCAttgctttgggaaaaaaaaatgcactagcatgttttcttccattctattcCTAATACTGTATCATTACTTTATCTCATCCTTTCATTCTGCTTAATTCCACATAGTTGCAATTCCCAAAGCTAACACACTGGTTCCATTGTACATTagccagagaaaaagaaataattttcacttTCTAATTGATTTATTTCAAGATATTTTTATAATTGAGGAATGGAGGTGGACAGAACTGAATTTCCTCAGATTATTTCAGTATTTGAATAAATatcctttaaaaaatgttttttggaCTTGCTGGTCAATATTCCTGATTTTGACAATGAGTGCATGAATTTGGAGTGGCTATATTGATCACTTCATTCTTTCTGTTCTACAGCTGACTCAGATAAAGGTATTGTTGGCACAAACTTTTGTCCATGTCAACTAAACATTCTGTTCTGGAGAAGCTTTAAAATTAGGTTTCATTGTAGAAGGGTGAGGGAAAAATGTCACATGAATGTTTACTACCTCTCCTTTTGACTCCCTCATGCTGAAGAAAACCACCCTGtggtaaagaagaaaataacaaGGCTTGTTGTGGGATCTGGAGGCTAAGTACCATGACTTGGTGAGTGCCTCggctctccctgcaggcagcagaagaaCAGACTAGCCATCAGGCAATAACACCAAACCTACCATGGAAATCAATGCCTTTGACTATAATTTGGCCACAGTTTATTCTCAAATTAGGttcaaaccccaaaccccattatATCTCTAGCAGATCAAATTTTTCTTCACTGCTTCAGGATGCTTATAAAGTTATAAGAGTTGATATGTTTGGTTCTATTCTTCCATAAGATTCTGACTTTTGCTGATAGATCATATACGACCAAAGATACAGTTCAGTTCAATGAAACTTTGCAATAAAAAGGAAGGACAAGGTGGTTTCTAGGGATTCATCATTAGCATGAATATGTCAATCATTCTTCCATTACACAAGGAAAAACCAGTAGTACTGTTTTCCTGTACTGTTCCTACACATTTTTAGTCCCTAAAAATTTATTGCTGCTTCACTGCAAGAGCGATTCCTGCTTTACATCATTTGAAGTCAGAGGAGGTGTGGAACTGGAAGATCATAAGGAAGATTCAGGGTTTGCTTTTGAAATTATATCCACCTCTTCTTGCATTTAATATGGTATAAAAAACTAGGTGCTCCAAAGTTTTCAGCCATTATGGTTGTGTAGAACAGATGTTAGTGAAATAAGAAACAAGCTTTATCATATAGGTGAAAAATGTCTTGTTAGCAACCCCAGATcttgaatcacagaataattagAGCCTGTGTTATGGGTAGACAGCACAAACTTCCTCCCACGTTGCTTCCTCTCTAAGTAGTCTGTTTCAATCCCACCTACAGGAGGTGGAAAGGGAAATTTCTGACTTCTAGTCTTcaagttttcctttctttgttaaGCCTACTAAGGAGGCTACCAACTGCAGtactattttttcccaaattgaaaattttacagaaaacaGCTGTTGGAAAATGAGTACTACAGAGATTTGCAATGTGTGACTTGGATAAAAAAGCAATGAACAGACGAACAGGCAAACTGACAGAGAGAATGTAAATTTATCAAATACCACTAATGCTACTGGTCACAGTGCCATCTTAGTTCCAAGTCAAATCAGTAAAAAGCCAAAGAGCAAAAGACTTCTTATGTTGatttccaccccctgccatcaTCAGAGGACCaaacaaaaaatgcatttaCCTGTAGATCAGGACTTCATCATCCGAGCAGTTATACTGCAGCTGATACATTTTTACCCGAGGGGCCGACTTGCTGACTGTCCACTTGACCAAAGCTGAGGTAGTGGTCACATCTGACACCAGGACAGCCCTTTCTGGGGGACCTTTTGTTTCGCCACGATTGGACTTGGTGGAGCTGGTGATGTCCGAGAGCCTGGATTTCGGTGGAGCTGCTTTGCCTGTGCCGTTGCTAAGATGGGGGAGCTGGACAATTGAGAGTTCGATTGTTGCAGTGGACTCTCCTGCAGCATTGGCTGCTATGCATGTGAAAGTTCCGTAGTCCTTGGAGGTGGTGATGTGTATATCTAAGGTGCCATTGTCATAGACAGCCGTCCTCGAGGAGTTTCCGATGAGACGGTCATCGGGGGCCACCCAGTGAATGATGGGAGTGGGATCCCCAATGGCTTTGCACTTCAGCGTGGCAGTTTGCCCTTCCAAGACCAGCAGCTTGTGAGTATGTTGTGTAATAAGAGGGGGCTCACAAACAAATTCCTCCTCGCGTACGTACCAGAAGTACCTTCCCTTCAGACTTGGAGGAGAAGCACAGGTTTCCATATCGTCGTCTCTGTCAAGCCGCCTTAACCACAGCAACTCACAGTTGCAATGCAGTGGATTTCCCCCAAAGCTGAGGGACAGAGGTGGTGAAAATGGGGTAACAACCAAAGGAATTACTTGTGATCTGGCAAATATAGGGTCAGGGGGGAGCTTCTGAAGTCTGTTGGATGTTAGATCCAATCTGGCCAATTTCTGAAGATCTGCAAATGTCCCCTCTGTTATATAATCTATTAGGTTGTGATCTAAACTGAGCTGGTGCAAGTTTATCATCTTTCTTATAGATTCCCAGGGAATGCTTCGGAGGTTATTGTAGGACAGGTCTAAGTCTTCCAATGTCAGTAAAAAATCCTCAAAGGCGTCATCAGAAATGCTGCTTAGTTGGTTGTTGTTTAAAATCAAATGCTGAAGGTTAATTAAACCTCTTAAAGTATCCTCTTCAATCTCAGGCAACCTGTTGCTGTCCAGATGTAAAGACCGAAGGCTCTCCAAGTCGGTGAAAGAGTAGGGCTGTATGTAACTAATGGTGTTTCTGGACAAAGTAAGGTCAACAAGTCCAGACATATTGGCAAAATCCTGTCGGCTGATATTGATAATGAAGTTGCCACCAAGACGGAGTTCAACAGTCCTTCGATCTATGTCCAGAGGTACAAAAAGGAGACCCTTGGAGGGACACAGAGTCCCCAGTGACTCAGACAGGTTCTGACAGACACAATATTTGGGACAAGCGTTGACTGTGACAGCCATTCCAAACACCAGGATGCCGCAGAGCAATTTTTCCATTGTAAATCACGCAACAGTAcctggaagaaacaaaaagagtGAAAAGGAACATCAGCAATTTTGATATACTAGTTATGATGCTTTTCTTCTTATGTTTTGCCTAACATATACCTCCAGAGAGACTTTGTGATGCCTCCTCTCAGGAGTCACAACCTAAAAGCATCAGCCCTCCAGGATGGGACAATTATGTGTTAGAAAAACATGATaaaatctttctttctttctttctttctttctttctttctttctttctttctttctttctttctttctttctttctttctttctttctttctttctttctttctttctttctttctttctttctttctttctttctttctttctttctttctttctttctttctttctttctttctttctttctttctttctttctttctttctttctttctttctttctttctttctttctttctttctttctttctttctttctttctttctttctttctttctttctttctttctttctttctttctttctttctttctttctttctttctttctttctttctttctttctttctttctttctttctttctttctttctttctttctttctttttctctccctttctctctttctttctttctttctccctttctttctttctttctttctctctttctctctttctttctttctccctttatttctttcttgctgtctttctctctttcaatctctctctctctctttctttcttcaaCACAGATTGCAAGGCTTATTAAAAATCCTGAAAGATTTCATTTGAAATAGTGTCTGCTTCTTTGGGAGCAGAAACTAGAATCAGTATCTATAATAATTACTTTCTGCTGCATAATAATGTGCAATTAGTTTTAGGGTTGAAGCAGCTGACTTTATGGATAAAAATAACTGCATTTTCACCCTTCAGTAATGTGGTTAATAATGACCATGTAATTATCTGGCCAGTTCTGGGGCAAGTCACTTGCCCACTCATAATAAAATTAATGATAGACAGCATTAGAAGCAGAAATCACTTGTGTAATTGCCACCTGGTTTCACCCTGTGCTCAGGCAAACCATGGAAAGGGTGACAGCATCTAGCTCCAAAGAGAAGGGATCCAGGGGAAGATGGGATTACCTTAGGCCCCTGGCAAGCTTTTTGACAACTACATGCTCTCACACTGCAACCCCTACTGTTGTAGTGACAGTGAAGCTGTTGCCCATCTTCATGGCCCTCCCTTGCACCCTGTCAATTCCTCCTTACACCATTATCTCCCTTTTTTCTGATCTCTCACACACTTTTCTAGCTTAAACTGCAAGGATGCGTCTTTGAAGGATAAACAAAACTCATGATTGGGCTGGCTTGGAGATACAATTGTGGCTGGGAGAAGCTGAAGCCCTGCTTCAGGTTTGGGAATATTTACTTACACAGGTTTGCTGACATTCTTCTCACATGAGCAGGATATAAAAAAgatttgctttctttctgttcATCCCTTTCCCAGGCCCTGCTATCCAGCAGGGCTGAAGAATGGGTAGATCCTTCATTCCTGGCCCTCATTCTCCTTCTGAGGAAAGGGGCAGGTAGACAAAAAGCTATATTTTTGTAAGGGCTCTCCCAGGCATCTTTTGCTAGGATGGTGTGCACCAGTCTCCAAGACTCTCCCTATGGCACTAGCTCCAGGCACAATTTAGGCTCTCATTTTGAATGTGGCCATTTTGCTTCTAACTTTCAATCACCATGTAAACTTGCAGCACTCTTTGGTCTATGCCATATCCCTTCTCAACATGCAGGTGCTCACACACTTACCAGTTTCTTGGCACATGTTTCAAGTTATTAAACCCCCAGTAACATGcaccaaacacaaaacaaaaactatCACTTCAACAATTTTTAAGAGCTCTTTAAACAGGTCTTGCTCTACCTTCTTGTGAAAGGAATGGCATAGGGCATAGAGCCCTAAGGGCTTATGTTTGGGGCTCTGCCCAAAACTTCTCAACTCATTCCCTGGGTAAGGTGGCTTGTTATCTCCTCTCTAGGATATGCAAGATGAGTCAGAAAGAAGGAGCTGTAGAAATTCAAGATGCTATGAGTGCTGAACTATGTAGAGTGTGTTCTTTATGGCAAGGTTTTCTGCATGGTGTGATGATGGTAATTATATACTGTTATTACTATTTCATAGCAGAGGAAATGACTGAAGCATCTGTGTTTGCTGAGCTTTACAAACAAGATGAAAGCGAGACACTTTTAGAAAGGATGGCTTGAGAAGAGTAATCTTACCTTCAATAGTAAATAAAGGGCTACTGAATAAAATGTTTGGAGATAAGCAAGTGTGTTATTGATGCAAATCTGTGGCATACATACCAAAGAGCTATAAATATCCCTTACAATATTATCAATTGGTGGTTTAGTAACAGGCAATTGGCTTTTTCAGTCTTAATTATAAATGTATTATGCAGCTTTAATTTAGTGTATTACCCTACCAGCTGAAATGATAAACAAAAAGCAGTTTAAAAGGGGGAGAAATAGATATAGTTAATTAGTAATAAGCCCTTTCATAGCTTCTCCCTCATCTAGATTCCCACCCTCTGAATATCTATTCAAAAATGTGAATGCACACTTATGACAGCCGTGTCTCCTTTAAGTGTCTCAATTCTCTAACCATGTTTTTTCCGGATGCTGGTAAATATCACAGTGCTTTGGGGAGATGGTTGACTCTGAGCGTCAGAGTAAAGAGCATTCacgggaaaaaaagtaaaaatgggGGGAGGAACAGAACTTAATTACATAAAATAGGGATTGAAGCACTGAGAGGAGGATGTGAAGCAGGAGGCCTAAATGGCAAAGCGAGCCCTGATGGGGAAACCATCTGTGGATGGCTTGAAAGCACATCATCTGCCTGTGTGAGCTTGCACGTGTGCATGAAAGTCACTGAGAGTGCAGCATGTGCTCTTGCCAGCAAGAGGGCAAATTGGCAACAGCCGCTGTCATTCCAGCTATTGCATGCACTTGAGAGTACTAATGTAAATATTGTTTGTTTACAGAGGATATTTCTGGCCTTTGTGATCATTTACTAGCATTGTTATTGCAAGCTTCCAAGCCCTGAGTTTCTCTACAATGTAATCCTGAAGGGTACAGTTCACAATTCCATGAAGAGGGTATAAACCAAAAGGACTTCCTATAGGGCACTGGAGACAACAGAAATGGACAGGACTCCTTAAGGAGAAAATGTGGGACTTCCATTGGGCAAatgattttcctttctctctccagACAGACAAAGCACTTGGGCCAAAGGTGAGGTAAGAATTCATAGACTAATAGAAtgatagaatggtttgggttggaagggaccttgaagatcatctagCTCCGACCTACTCGTCAAGGGACACCTTTCAcaagaccaggttgctcagagccccatccagcctggactTGAGCACTTCTAGGGATGATTCCAGGTAATACTGCAATTCTTGAGCCTGCACAATTATAATAATATCCTTTAAAATATAGACCATCCCACAAAGCCATGGTAATTGCTAGTTGCCAAGGAGATGGATGTGtaataaaaattgttttgattttatttctggtAATTTTCTTGcaagacagaaaataaagtaTCAAGTTTCGGGTCTGTTTTTGCTGACCAGTATGCTCACCTTGTTCACAAAATCTCTTGTTAACTGCAGCACCAAGAATTTTATAAGCTGCTAATGGCAGTCTTGTGATAAGCTCACCATTCTGATTTACATTTTAAAGATATCTATCAGCCTGATAAAGCATATTTCTCATAGCAAGTCAGTAAATCTGGAAGAGTTCCTGTCTCAGCCCAAGATGAAAAATAGCCCCTTTAGTCCTCTTAGAACATGGATTGGTATGAATTAATATGTGCAAGAGCCATAAAACTTGGTGTTTTGTATTCAAATTTCCTCATAAAGATACAAATTCTGGGATTTGGCATCTCATTTCAGCAACACCTCCAaggcattttttatttctatattcaTTGAACTTTGCATTTATATTCCAGTAACCTTTGCCTTCCACAGTGCCAAGCGCAAGGTAACTGTCAGACAAATAATATGCAGCATAAAGGCttggaaaagggagagaaagaaaaaatttaaaaaggagaaatggaTGGGTAGTGGCTCTGATTCTACGGTTTCCAAGCACCCTGGGACCCAGGCTCCAGGGACTGTATGGGTGAGCTTAGATACCTCCTTTCAGTTTTGTAGGTGCTGTGGAGGAACTaggttttctttactgagaGCTGcccttttctttgttctttatCTTCTCTTATCTCTGTTTTAAGTGAACTTAAGTGACTAAGAAATCTACCCTCAGTGCAGAGCTTGAGGGATTGCAGTGACAGGTGAAGTTGCACACCTATTTCCAAAAGCAGTTTAATCAACAAGGCATAAAAGAGGATGGGACTATGTCAGGACAAAACTTACTCCTTAATCCCTTGCATCACCAAAAACCTGTGTGGAAAGGTATGTTTCGTGTTTTCCCTGATCCATAAAAGCAGTTTATGCTTCACTTACCAAACAATTGCAATGGCCATAAGGAAAGTAAATATCTCTGTATCTGGATGTGTCCTCGGTAGCACATCCATGGAAACACTTGGTGTAAGGCCAAGTATTAGGTGTTAGGACAAGGCTTGGTGTTAGGCCACTGCTGGCTTTGTGAGCAGTGTTTAAAGTCAATTTGCACCTAGCAGCTTATAGGCTCAAAATCAGGACAACCAACACTGCTTTTGTTgatcttttgtattttttgcttGCCTAGACTCCTGCATTCTTTGGGGATAAAGCTGATCTTCATCAGGTGCATACAGACAATGCAGTGGAGGTTTTGGCTAGGCCTTTTAAGGATCTggtttctttgaaaaaaaagaatagctCTAGCACATGAACTGCTTGCTTGCTCCAGCCACCTTACCTTTTACACACAAAGAGGGAACATTTGCAAGAGCACATTTCTCCAGGTACTTGTCTATATGAAACTCCACCCATATTAATGTGACTGATACTGTTTCCACAGTAACAGAAAACAGGGAACTCTGGGTAAAGTGTATCAATTTTATTGCCCTTTGTATAACTGTTTTCTTGAATATTGCAGCCATTGCAAGGTtgcactaaaaatatttttcaccccTTTACCACCATGAGGTTTATTTATGTGGTTTGATCCTTTTGAGTGCTGTTGTATTGTTTTCACATTTCCAAGCAGCTGGGAGTCCCTCCTacctgctctgtgctccctaGCATGGAAGCAGTTTTAGCTTGCCAGTATTTAGGAAGAGCTAGGCTAAAGGGGTGGATGTGTCCAAGCAAAATTGCCTCACAGGATGGTCCTAAATGTAAGAACATTTTTTGTAAAGGTTGCAGTCCTTAAAACACTGGTTATAACTGGATCCAGAACAGAAGTAAGGATAATGCACAAAAGCTGATTTCCAAGATGGCTCACTCTGCAAAGGCTGATTTAATCCATTCAACTGATCCCAAGGAAATAACCAAATATTTTCTTAGGCAGAGCTTTCTCACACAGGAAGATACTGTTCTCATTCAGTCTTTCATGGTCAAGACCTGTGTCTCTATGTGTGCATTCTTGGAAAGCTTTTCTGATATTTTCATAATGCTTTCCTAATATTTTCCTGCCACCAGTCatgttatttcttcttttaaatactAAGATTACCCAATTCCTTACCACTACCAAGATGGAAATAATGCATCTGTCAAAAGCCCAGATTATCAATGTAGCTTTCATCTCTCCTGGTTTACTAAAGTAGCTAATTTCTTCCATTAAAAGCAGTATTTTCCATACATCCTAAAAGAACAAATCCATATGCTAATGGTCCAACAGACTTAATCTCTGCAATTAGTAACCTCTTCACATTTCAGGTTActtaggaaataaaaaaacaaccctTGGACACTTTTATGAACTTTTAACATATAACACTTAAAGACAATAGTAATCCCAAATCTTATCAGACAAATTTCAGAATCAGTCaaaaattttgtttctgtttgatATAATTAACCTACTAGCAAATGCTTCTTCGTTGAGCTCTTGGAAAACATGGTACAAATTTCTTCCTAGAGTCACTTTCTTGCACCGTATATGGAAAGGGTATTTTGAGTACTAATGTGTATGTGCTCactgtcctggtttcagctgggatagaGATACTTTCTTAGAAGAAATTCTGAGAAATATGTATGTACATAaggatt from Agelaius phoeniceus isolate bAgePho1 chromosome 3, bAgePho1.hap1, whole genome shotgun sequence harbors:
- the LRFN2 gene encoding leucine-rich repeat and fibronectin type-III domain-containing protein 2, whose amino-acid sequence is MEKLLCGILVFGMAVTVNACPKYCVCQNLSESLGTLCPSKGLLFVPLDIDRRTVELRLGGNFIINISRQDFANMSGLVDLTLSRNTISYIQPYSFTDLESLRSLHLDSNRLPEIEEDTLRGLINLQHLILNNNQLSSISDDAFEDFLLTLEDLDLSYNNLRSIPWESIRKMINLHQLSLDHNLIDYITEGTFADLQKLARLDLTSNRLQKLPPDPIFARSQVIPLVVTPFSPPLSLSFGGNPLHCNCELLWLRRLDRDDDMETCASPPSLKGRYFWYVREEEFVCEPPLITQHTHKLLVLEGQTATLKCKAIGDPTPIIHWVAPDDRLIGNSSRTAVYDNGTLDIHITTSKDYGTFTCIAANAAGESTATIELSIVQLPHLSNGTGKAAPPKSRLSDITSSTKSNRGETKGPPERAVLVSDVTTTSALVKWTVSKSAPRVKMYQLQYNCSDDEVLIYRMIPATNKAFVVTNLVSGTGYDLCVLAMWDDTATTLTATNIVGCAQFFTKEDYPQCQSMHSQFLGGTMILIIGGIIVATLLVFIVILMVRYKVCNNSQGKMSNVSNVYSQTNGAQPVQNGVLPQVNPKVVVRNELMEFNCQSARSSISSSSSSANSRDCDNYSLQSEQGTLSSKWRPPSRSKHNIDRLMGAFASLELKCQKKEEVTDSRTSTVARHSDKEPLLGQTESKFRSFLMLPLEGKTKRSHSFDMGDFATSQCCTYPKKITNIWTKRSLSVNGMLLQYDDNDLTGAKGTFGSSEWVMESTV